A part of Alistipes sp. ZOR0009 genomic DNA contains:
- the galB gene encoding beta-galactosidase GalB produces MILSFDKKINQQRLLLALLLLVGLPALASSAAVAPSKVAEGHKSAKVIQRMGSASYESFDGAWLFSRFGLQANGTSLAEPRGLENPLFDDADWKKLDLPHDWAIDGPFRIELTGETGKLPFKGIGSYRKHFTMPAADAGKRIFLDFDGAMAYAEVWLNGHYLGTWPYGYSSFRMELTPYLKFGEKNVLAVKLNTEKWDSRWYSGAGIYRHVWMVKTNPVHVGHWGTYITTPLVTNASASVKMDVTLDNQGPLTVEATIKTTIYELESGNRIGKKVSSFGNAVIKLDAGKSVATTVNAVITNPKRWDIISPNRYLAQATVTVNGKVVDTYNTPFGVRTLEFTPRNGFLLNGRRVAIQGTCNHHDLGALGAAINTSALRRQLTILKEMGCNALRTSHNPPAPELLELADQMGFLVWDEAFDTWKVGKKKNDYNKLYDEWHERDLKALVRRDRNHPSVFIWSIGNEVMNQRDVEMTKHLADIVRIEDPTRPVSNGYNDPDGAREVGAVVGIDLMGVNYFFDQQPRWDVDPRYASKPTMGSETSSCVSSRGEYFFGKDSLYQHWQITSYDLAKPDWGCTPDHQFRTNAKFPHLLGEFVWTGFDYLGEPTPYNSDETNLLNFRNDPAKRAELEAKLAELGKNRAPSRSSYFGIVDLAGFPKDRFYLYQAHWRPDYPMAHILPHWNWPERVGMVTPVHVYTSGDEAELFLNGKSLGRKYKVAGQDFRLVWDNVAYQPGELKVVTYKNGKEWASSTTKTTGAATKLGLSSDRSAIASDGADLAFITVSVQDRDGITVPRTHPLIKFEVEGAGEIVATDNGDATSFIPFSSHEKEAFNGLVLVVVKAKKGAKGTFKVKASSNGLAVGETVVTIR; encoded by the coding sequence ATGATACTTTCTTTTGATAAAAAAATAAACCAACAACGGCTGCTTTTAGCCCTGTTGCTTTTGGTAGGGCTACCTGCCTTGGCTAGCAGCGCAGCAGTTGCTCCCAGCAAGGTGGCTGAGGGGCATAAATCGGCTAAGGTCATTCAGCGAATGGGATCGGCCTCGTACGAATCGTTTGATGGGGCTTGGCTTTTTTCACGTTTTGGGCTTCAGGCAAACGGAACTTCGCTTGCAGAGCCAAGGGGGCTCGAAAATCCGTTATTTGATGATGCCGACTGGAAAAAGCTGGATTTGCCTCACGATTGGGCCATTGATGGGCCATTTCGTATAGAGCTAACTGGCGAAACGGGCAAGCTACCCTTTAAGGGCATTGGCTCGTACCGTAAGCACTTTACCATGCCAGCTGCCGATGCTGGTAAGCGAATATTTCTTGATTTTGATGGGGCAATGGCCTATGCCGAAGTTTGGCTTAACGGTCATTACTTGGGAACTTGGCCCTACGGCTACAGCTCGTTTAGAATGGAGCTAACGCCGTACCTAAAATTTGGGGAGAAGAACGTGCTTGCTGTTAAATTGAACACCGAAAAGTGGGATTCGCGCTGGTACTCTGGAGCAGGCATCTACCGTCATGTATGGATGGTAAAAACTAATCCCGTACATGTTGGGCATTGGGGCACCTATATTACCACGCCATTAGTAACTAACGCTTCGGCATCGGTAAAAATGGATGTAACACTCGATAACCAAGGCCCTTTAACCGTTGAGGCTACTATTAAAACTACCATTTACGAGCTCGAAAGCGGTAACCGTATTGGTAAAAAGGTGTCGAGTTTTGGTAATGCTGTAATTAAGCTCGATGCTGGTAAAAGCGTTGCCACTACGGTTAATGCCGTTATTACCAATCCCAAGCGATGGGACATTATATCGCCCAACCGCTACCTTGCGCAAGCTACCGTTACCGTTAATGGGAAGGTGGTGGATACCTATAATACTCCTTTTGGTGTTCGGACGCTAGAGTTTACGCCTCGAAATGGATTTTTGCTCAATGGGCGTAGGGTGGCGATTCAGGGAACCTGCAACCACCATGATTTAGGTGCCTTGGGTGCTGCAATAAACACCAGCGCGCTGCGCCGTCAGCTTACCATTTTAAAGGAAATGGGATGCAACGCGCTTCGAACTTCGCACAATCCACCTGCACCCGAGCTGTTGGAGCTTGCCGACCAAATGGGTTTCCTTGTTTGGGACGAGGCCTTTGATACCTGGAAGGTTGGAAAGAAAAAGAATGACTACAATAAGCTATACGACGAATGGCACGAGCGAGATCTTAAAGCTTTGGTACGCCGAGATCGTAACCATCCATCGGTTTTTATATGGTCGATAGGTAATGAGGTAATGAACCAGCGCGATGTTGAGATGACAAAGCATTTGGCTGATATTGTTCGTATCGAAGATCCTACCCGTCCAGTTTCGAACGGTTACAACGACCCCGATGGTGCGCGCGAGGTAGGTGCGGTTGTGGGTATCGACCTTATGGGGGTTAACTACTTCTTCGACCAGCAACCCCGTTGGGATGTTGATCCACGCTATGCCAGTAAGCCTACCATGGGGAGCGAAACATCCTCGTGCGTATCGTCTCGCGGCGAATACTTCTTTGGTAAGGACTCCCTTTACCAGCATTGGCAGATTACCTCGTACGATTTAGCTAAGCCCGATTGGGGTTGCACGCCCGACCATCAGTTCCGAACTAACGCAAAGTTCCCCCATCTTTTGGGCGAGTTTGTTTGGACTGGGTTCGACTACCTTGGCGAGCCAACGCCCTACAATTCGGACGAAACGAATTTGCTTAACTTCCGTAATGACCCTGCCAAAAGAGCCGAACTGGAGGCTAAACTGGCTGAGTTGGGCAAAAATAGAGCTCCGTCGCGCAGCAGCTACTTTGGGATTGTAGATTTAGCCGGATTTCCTAAAGATAGATTCTACCTCTACCAGGCGCATTGGCGTCCGGACTATCCAATGGCGCATATTCTTCCGCATTGGAACTGGCCCGAGCGGGTAGGAATGGTAACGCCCGTTCATGTATACACCTCGGGCGACGAGGCGGAGCTATTTCTTAATGGGAAGAGCCTTGGGCGTAAGTATAAGGTAGCAGGGCAAGATTTTAGGCTGGTATGGGATAACGTTGCTTACCAACCGGGAGAACTTAAGGTGGTAACCTATAAAAATGGAAAGGAGTGGGCGTCCTCCACCACCAAAACTACCGGTGCTGCTACTAAGTTGGGCCTATCATCCGATCGTTCGGCCATTGCGTCAGATGGTGCGGATCTTGCATTTATTACTGTTAGCGTGCAGGATAGGGATGGGATTACCGTTCCACGTACGCATCCGCTTATAAAATTCGAAGTGGAGGGGGCAGGAGAGATTGTGGCCACTGATAACGGCGATGCTACCAGCTTTATTCCATTTAGTAGCCACGAAAAGGAAGCTTTTAATGGACTTGTATTGGTAGTTGTTAAGGCAAAAAAGGGTGCTAAAGGAACATTTAAGGTAAAGGCATCGAGCAATGGCTTAGCGGTTGGCGAAACAGTGGTAACTATTAGGTAG
- a CDS encoding glycerol-3-phosphate dehydrogenase/oxidase, whose translation MKREEQLKQLSETNNSWDVVVIGGGATGLGVALDAATRGFKVALIEQDDFTKATSSRSTKLVHGGVRYLAQGDVALVLEALHERGLLLRNAPHLVKNQSFIIPNYRWWEGAFYTIGLTMYDLLAGRLSLGRSLHIGKKKTLAKLPHLKSESLYGGVIYHDGQFDDSRLAINVAQSCVENGGCVANYVKATGLLKDGKGKIVGVKATDLETGKNLDIKAKVVVNATGVFVDSIMQMDTPEAHDMVRPSQGVHLVLDKSFLDSDYAIMIPKTDDGRVLFAVPWHSKVVVGTTDTLREKPELEPQALEKEIEFILNTAGRYLTKKPTRKDVLSIFAGLRPLAAPKGEGKSTKEISRSHKIITSESGLITITGGKWTTFRKMAEDTINESIKVGNLANLKCKTKNLKIHGYKPNPDLNNHLYVYGTDVEFIQKLENEHPEYREKLHPNFEYKASEVVWAARAEMARTVEDVLARRVRVLFLDASSSIAMAPKVAQVLAKELGQDEQWVENQVTAYTKLAKQYLA comes from the coding sequence ATGAAAAGAGAAGAACAACTAAAACAACTTAGCGAAACAAATAATAGCTGGGATGTTGTTGTCATCGGAGGTGGAGCAACGGGTCTAGGAGTAGCATTGGATGCCGCAACAAGAGGGTTTAAAGTTGCACTTATTGAGCAAGACGACTTTACCAAAGCGACTTCAAGCCGCAGCACAAAGCTGGTACACGGAGGTGTAAGGTATCTTGCGCAAGGAGATGTAGCCTTGGTTCTTGAAGCGTTACACGAAAGAGGATTACTACTAAGAAACGCCCCTCATCTTGTAAAAAACCAATCGTTCATCATTCCTAACTACCGCTGGTGGGAAGGTGCTTTTTATACTATCGGACTAACAATGTACGACCTCCTAGCAGGAAGACTAAGCTTAGGAAGATCGTTACATATCGGTAAAAAGAAAACATTAGCGAAACTTCCACACCTAAAAAGCGAAAGCTTATACGGTGGAGTTATCTACCACGATGGCCAATTTGACGACTCACGCTTGGCTATAAACGTTGCACAGTCGTGCGTTGAAAATGGAGGTTGCGTTGCAAACTACGTAAAGGCAACAGGCCTTTTAAAAGATGGAAAAGGCAAAATTGTTGGCGTAAAAGCCACCGATCTAGAAACTGGCAAAAATTTAGACATCAAGGCTAAGGTTGTTGTTAATGCAACTGGGGTATTTGTAGACTCAATCATGCAAATGGACACACCAGAAGCTCACGACATGGTTCGCCCAAGCCAAGGTGTACACCTTGTACTCGACAAGTCGTTCCTAGATAGCGATTACGCGATTATGATTCCAAAAACAGACGATGGTCGCGTACTATTTGCAGTGCCTTGGCATAGCAAAGTGGTAGTTGGAACAACCGACACCCTCCGCGAAAAGCCAGAGCTAGAGCCTCAAGCACTCGAAAAAGAGATTGAATTTATCCTTAATACAGCCGGAAGGTACCTTACTAAAAAGCCAACCCGCAAAGATGTGCTCTCTATCTTCGCAGGTTTACGACCTCTTGCTGCACCTAAAGGTGAAGGAAAAAGCACCAAAGAAATTTCTCGTAGCCACAAAATCATCACTTCGGAAAGCGGTCTCATCACCATCACCGGAGGGAAGTGGACTACCTTTAGAAAGATGGCGGAGGATACCATCAATGAATCTATTAAAGTTGGAAACCTAGCCAACCTGAAATGTAAAACTAAGAATCTGAAGATTCACGGCTACAAGCCAAATCCAGATCTAAACAACCACCTATACGTTTACGGAACCGACGTTGAGTTTATTCAAAAGCTCGAAAACGAACATCCTGAGTATAGAGAGAAGCTGCATCCAAATTTCGAGTATAAAGCTTCCGAGGTCGTATGGGCTGCTCGTGCCGAAATGGCAAGAACCGTAGAAGATGTACTTGCACGTCGTGTGAGGGTCTTATTCCTCGATGCAAGTTCGAGTATTGCCATGGCTCCTAAAGTTGCTCAAGTCCTAGCAAAAGAACTTGGACAAGACGAGCAGTGGGTCGAGAATCAGGTTACTGCTTACACCAAGCTTGCTAAGCAATATCTAGCATAA
- a CDS encoding porin translates to MKNRMIYTAIAAGLLITSASAQEVKFGEGDNNSLSKTKITIGTRVSMDGAYFMDDVTPLKSGATIPDARIRMTIQHGKWDAYFDADFGKGVYTQKNVFLRYNFTEKNSLRVGYATESFSISSLTSQSDLHFITRSAAVNALAPGRNLGITYKHRGNSFFTETGIYSENMYNKQEVGDQGFAASGRYLYVPVNNDNLAIHVGAVARFKKIETGVVEGNPGVFTKYYHINSGLETNVDPSVKFLDANVQWADKEFKYGAEFLAVTPRFFAQGEYIGSRIDRSRPDKLLFENQLGSLWSWGSLASWQKGNPELTSLNFNGAYLELGYLLSGNAAYKYDTDNALLKALSGDNLLEIVGRYSYTSLNDVKNGDIYWKAQNKFFPAATGITDYPASSPSIGGGKLQTFTLGLNYNFTSNVRAMLHYTLSKVDSYKFDDENISMLQLRVQFKF, encoded by the coding sequence ATGAAAAATAGAATGATATATACAGCTATTGCCGCTGGATTACTCATCACTTCGGCATCAGCACAGGAGGTTAAGTTTGGAGAAGGCGATAACAACTCGCTCTCTAAGACAAAAATTACCATCGGAACTCGAGTTTCTATGGACGGAGCCTACTTTATGGATGATGTTACCCCTCTAAAGTCGGGTGCTACCATTCCAGATGCTCGCATTCGCATGACCATCCAACACGGAAAGTGGGATGCCTACTTCGATGCCGATTTTGGCAAAGGCGTTTACACCCAAAAGAACGTTTTCCTACGCTACAACTTCACCGAAAAGAATTCGTTAAGAGTAGGATATGCAACCGAATCGTTCTCTATCAGCTCGCTTACCAGCCAATCGGATCTACACTTCATCACCCGCTCGGCAGCTGTAAACGCGTTGGCTCCAGGACGTAACCTAGGCATTACCTACAAGCACAGAGGCAATTCCTTCTTTACCGAAACTGGAATTTACTCAGAAAACATGTATAACAAGCAGGAAGTAGGCGACCAAGGTTTTGCCGCTTCTGGACGTTACCTGTACGTACCCGTTAACAACGACAACCTAGCCATTCATGTTGGTGCGGTTGCCCGTTTTAAGAAGATCGAAACTGGAGTTGTTGAAGGAAACCCTGGTGTATTTACCAAATACTACCACATCAACTCGGGCCTTGAAACAAATGTTGACCCAAGCGTAAAATTTCTTGACGCCAACGTGCAGTGGGCCGACAAGGAGTTCAAATATGGTGCAGAGTTTCTTGCTGTAACTCCTCGTTTCTTTGCTCAAGGAGAATATATTGGATCTAGAATCGATCGTAGCCGCCCCGACAAGCTACTTTTCGAAAATCAGCTAGGCTCACTTTGGAGTTGGGGTTCTCTTGCTAGCTGGCAAAAAGGTAATCCTGAACTTACAAGCCTCAACTTTAACGGTGCTTACCTAGAATTAGGATATCTTCTATCTGGCAACGCGGCTTACAAGTACGATACCGACAATGCGCTGCTTAAAGCTCTTTCTGGAGATAATCTTCTTGAAATTGTAGGCCGCTACAGCTACACTTCGCTTAACGATGTAAAGAATGGCGACATCTACTGGAAGGCTCAAAACAAGTTTTTCCCTGCTGCGACAGGTATTACAGACTATCCAGCATCCTCTCCTAGCATTGGCGGTGGCAAGCTTCAAACTTTTACACTTGGTTTGAACTATAACTTCACCTCTAACGTACGAGCAATGCTTCACTACACCTTATCGAAGGTGGATAGCTACAAATTCGACGACGAGAACATAAGTATGCTTCAGCTACGCGTACAATTTAAGTTCTAG
- the glpK gene encoding glycerol kinase GlpK: protein MDTSKKYILALDQGTTSSRAIIFNHDGKPIASSQKTFTQHFPQSGWVEHDPNEIWSSQASVAAEVIAQAGLSGLDIAAIGITNQRETTIVWERETGNPIYNAIVWQDRRTASICDDIREHHATTIHKKTGLIVDAYFSATKIKWILDHVEGARARAERGELCFGTVDSWLIWKFTRGRHHLTDVTNASRTMLFNITTLEWDEELLRLFDIPRAMLPEVRSCSEHFCDTASTLFATHIPICGVAGDQQAALFGQQCLHEGMAKSTYGTGCFMMVNTGNKPVISENNLLSTVAWQINGETTYAIEGSVFVGGAAIQWLRDGAGIISSSEQSESLALSVENNGGVYFVPALTGLGAPYWDQYARGTIIGITRGTTAAHITRATLEAIAYQVYDVLDAMREDSGCLINELRVDGGAVANSFLMQFQSDILGGKVIRPAILESTALGAAYLAGLAVGYWKNTEELSLQQKVDRIFEPKMERQSAERYLLKWRKAVERAQDWVDLDDEQ, encoded by the coding sequence ATGGATACATCAAAAAAATATATTCTGGCTCTCGATCAGGGGACTACCAGCTCGCGCGCCATCATCTTTAACCACGACGGCAAGCCAATAGCCTCGTCGCAAAAGACCTTTACGCAGCACTTTCCGCAATCAGGATGGGTAGAGCACGATCCTAACGAAATATGGTCGAGCCAAGCCTCGGTAGCAGCCGAGGTTATTGCCCAAGCAGGGCTTTCTGGATTAGACATTGCCGCCATTGGAATAACCAACCAGCGAGAAACTACCATCGTGTGGGAAAGAGAAACGGGCAACCCCATTTACAACGCCATCGTTTGGCAGGATAGGCGAACCGCCAGCATCTGCGACGACATAAGGGAGCACCACGCAACAACCATACACAAAAAAACAGGGTTAATTGTTGACGCATACTTCTCCGCAACCAAAATAAAGTGGATACTCGACCATGTAGAAGGCGCCAGAGCGCGTGCAGAACGCGGCGAGCTTTGTTTTGGAACGGTAGATAGCTGGCTAATATGGAAGTTTACCCGCGGAAGGCATCACCTTACCGATGTTACCAACGCCAGCAGAACAATGCTCTTCAACATTACCACCTTAGAGTGGGACGAGGAGCTTTTAAGGCTCTTCGACATCCCCCGCGCAATGCTCCCAGAGGTTCGCTCGTGCAGCGAGCATTTTTGCGATACGGCATCAACACTTTTTGCCACCCACATACCAATTTGTGGCGTTGCTGGCGATCAGCAGGCCGCCCTTTTTGGGCAGCAGTGCCTACACGAGGGAATGGCCAAAAGCACCTACGGTACAGGCTGCTTCATGATGGTTAATACAGGAAACAAACCCGTAATCTCTGAGAATAACCTGCTTAGCACCGTGGCCTGGCAAATAAATGGAGAAACAACCTACGCCATAGAGGGCAGCGTATTTGTTGGAGGAGCCGCCATACAGTGGCTCAGAGACGGCGCAGGTATTATCAGCTCGTCCGAGCAGAGCGAAAGCCTAGCCCTAAGCGTGGAAAATAACGGCGGCGTGTACTTTGTACCGGCACTTACCGGTTTAGGAGCCCCCTACTGGGATCAGTATGCGCGCGGAACCATTATTGGCATAACCCGAGGGACAACCGCAGCGCACATTACCCGCGCTACCCTCGAAGCAATAGCCTATCAGGTGTACGACGTGCTCGATGCCATGCGCGAAGACTCTGGGTGCCTTATCAACGAGCTCCGTGTAGATGGCGGTGCCGTTGCCAACAGCTTCTTAATGCAATTTCAGTCCGATATACTAGGTGGAAAGGTTATCCGACCAGCTATTCTAGAATCGACAGCACTTGGCGCGGCATACTTAGCAGGACTAGCCGTTGGTTACTGGAAAAATACAGAGGAGCTAAGCCTGCAGCAAAAGGTTGATCGTATTTTTGAGCCCAAAATGGAGCGACAAAGCGCCGAACGCTACCTTTTAAAGTGGCGAAAGGCTGTAGAGCGCGCCCAAGATTGGGTAGACCTCGACGATGAGCAGTAA
- a CDS encoding glycerophosphodiester phosphodiesterase family protein, producing MKKNLAFMYVLAGSLALVSCESEKFADPTQDWKDVSVQKLSSEMQKVRDYVPVNTVIAHRGSTFWVPEETEAAFRWARNVGADYIEADLQMTKDGVILALHDYDLRRTSNIENIYPERENQPASSFTYEELMKLDAGSWFNDAKPEQARPGFKSQKQYISTLEDLIMYAQGKRMKRDANGNRLYTKTEVNGKATYTFQYEDDPADNGNRPGIYIETKEPWVNPGIEQATYNELDKLGWNVATKPATSTDHFITDSKGRTNRVNIGNTNGKVILQTFSQESLRNLFKVFKGKVPTCYLLWLGNGATDMPKDEPRNYAEFINFGIQNGAHFMGPSIPGAPNNYPNLLKPWQAGLIHKSGMRTHAYSFDSYEQMAQFFGEYNYGTVVDGITLPYVDGMFTNRADITLDYYFGKKVRPVGKEKSATEVLNDLGY from the coding sequence ATGAAAAAGAATCTAGCATTCATGTACGTTCTCGCAGGCTCCTTAGCCCTCGTTTCGTGCGAAAGCGAGAAATTCGCAGATCCAACACAAGATTGGAAGGATGTTAGCGTACAAAAACTTTCATCTGAGATGCAAAAAGTACGCGACTATGTGCCTGTAAACACAGTTATAGCCCACCGCGGTTCTACCTTTTGGGTTCCAGAAGAAACAGAAGCCGCATTCCGTTGGGCTAGAAACGTTGGTGCCGACTACATCGAAGCCGACCTTCAAATGACTAAGGATGGTGTTATTTTGGCTCTACACGATTACGATTTAAGAAGAACCTCTAACATCGAAAACATCTATCCTGAAAGAGAAAACCAACCTGCAAGTTCCTTCACTTATGAAGAATTGATGAAACTTGATGCTGGATCTTGGTTTAACGATGCAAAACCAGAGCAAGCACGCCCCGGGTTTAAGTCACAAAAACAGTACATCTCGACTCTTGAAGACCTCATTATGTACGCCCAAGGGAAAAGAATGAAGAGAGATGCAAACGGAAACCGCCTTTATACAAAAACAGAAGTAAACGGTAAGGCTACCTACACCTTCCAATATGAAGATGATCCGGCTGATAATGGAAACCGCCCCGGTATCTACATTGAAACAAAAGAGCCTTGGGTAAATCCAGGTATAGAGCAAGCAACCTACAACGAACTAGATAAGCTAGGATGGAATGTTGCGACCAAACCAGCAACTAGCACTGACCATTTTATTACCGATAGCAAAGGCCGCACTAACCGTGTTAATATCGGAAATACCAACGGAAAGGTTATCCTTCAAACATTCTCTCAAGAGAGCCTACGAAATCTATTCAAGGTGTTCAAGGGTAAAGTTCCTACTTGCTACCTACTTTGGTTGGGCAACGGTGCTACCGACATGCCTAAAGATGAACCTCGCAACTACGCCGAATTCATCAATTTTGGAATTCAGAATGGAGCACACTTCATGGGACCAAGCATTCCTGGTGCGCCAAACAACTATCCAAACCTTCTTAAACCTTGGCAAGCAGGTCTTATCCACAAATCAGGAATGAGAACTCACGCATATTCTTTCGACTCATACGAGCAAATGGCTCAGTTCTTCGGCGAATACAACTATGGCACCGTGGTAGACGGCATTACCCTTCCTTACGTTGATGGTATGTTTACCAACCGTGCAGACATTACTCTCGACTACTACTTTGGCAAAAAGGTTCGCCCTGTTGGAAAAGAAAAGTCGGCAACTGAAGTACTTAACGACTTAGGTTACTAA
- a CDS encoding DeoR/GlpR family DNA-binding transcription regulator yields MTISERHKYILDKVSKYGIAYVNELSEELNVSSVTIRKDLKFLEEKKLLFKTHGSASSIDPYINDRSVVLKEGMQVEQKASIARKAVDLVAVDDTIIIASGTTVLQLAKSLGSIDRLTVITSSTNITVALTKFSNIEIVQLGGIVRRSSTSVIGHYAEQMLSNFACSKLFLGVDGIDIDFGLTTTNMQEAHLNQIMMTAAQKTIVLADSTKFGRKGFGKICDIDMVDIIITDSNVNRGLVEKIEERGVKVLIV; encoded by the coding sequence ATGACAATATCGGAGCGACATAAGTATATTTTAGATAAAGTTTCGAAGTATGGAATAGCGTATGTTAATGAGTTGAGCGAGGAACTGAATGTTTCATCCGTAACAATACGAAAGGATTTGAAGTTTCTTGAAGAAAAGAAACTGCTATTCAAAACACATGGCAGCGCTAGTTCTATTGATCCATATATCAACGACCGTTCGGTTGTTCTTAAAGAAGGTATGCAGGTTGAGCAAAAAGCAAGCATTGCCCGAAAGGCCGTAGACCTAGTTGCTGTTGACGATACCATTATAATAGCATCTGGAACAACAGTGCTTCAGCTGGCAAAATCCTTGGGCTCAATCGATCGCTTGACGGTAATTACCTCGTCTACCAATATAACCGTTGCGCTAACTAAATTTTCTAATATCGAAATTGTTCAGTTGGGAGGAATTGTTCGCCGATCGTCAACATCGGTTATAGGGCACTACGCAGAGCAGATGCTGTCCAATTTTGCTTGCAGTAAGCTTTTTTTGGGGGTTGACGGTATTGATATTGATTTTGGCCTTACCACCACCAATATGCAGGAGGCGCATCTTAATCAAATAATGATGACCGCGGCGCAAAAGACAATTGTTTTAGCAGATTCAACTAAATTTGGGAGAAAGGGATTTGGAAAAATTTGTGATATAGATATGGTTGACATTATTATTACCGATAGCAACGTGAATAGAGGCTTGGTGGAGAAAATAGAGGAGCGAGGTGTGAAAGTTTTGATTGTATGA
- the glpT gene encoding glycerol-3-phosphate transporter, with protein sequence MKSFLLPAAHKPRINEADIDRTYRQHRLKVFIGIFIGYAGYYLVRKNFSLAMPELVKEGFSKGDLGLAMSGVAIAYGLSKFLMGSISDRSDARKFLSLGLLISAVITLFMGTKVGLSSIAIMFSLQFLNGWAQGMGWPPCGRVMTHWFSHKERGTKMAIWNVAHNVGGGIIGPMFAVGVLWFGTWQAGAFVFPAVIAIVIALISFILVRDTPQSCGLPSIEEYKNDYPAYYNENSEKELTTKEILFTYVLNNKVLWFVALANAFVYLVRYGVLDWAPTYLSEVKGYSIKEIGWAYFAYEWAAIPGTLVCGYISDKFFKGKRAMTTMIFMLLVTIAVLVYWLNPAGHPLVDSIALISIGFLIYGPVMLIGVQALDLAPKKAAGTSAGFTGFFGYMLGTSLLANVAMGYIVDSTGWNGGFIMLIGACILSIIFMGFSWKKEIEINNGKK encoded by the coding sequence ATGAAATCGTTTCTACTGCCAGCGGCACATAAGCCAAGGATAAACGAAGCAGATATAGACAGAACATACAGGCAGCATCGCCTAAAGGTTTTTATCGGAATCTTTATCGGATACGCAGGTTACTACCTAGTTCGGAAAAACTTCTCGCTTGCCATGCCCGAGCTGGTTAAGGAAGGCTTTAGCAAAGGCGATCTAGGCCTTGCCATGTCTGGTGTTGCTATTGCTTACGGGTTAAGCAAATTCCTTATGGGCAGCATATCAGACCGTAGTGATGCCCGTAAATTTCTTTCTTTAGGTCTATTAATTTCTGCGGTAATCACCCTTTTTATGGGAACCAAGGTTGGATTATCGTCTATTGCGATCATGTTTTCGCTCCAATTCCTAAACGGATGGGCACAAGGAATGGGATGGCCTCCATGCGGTAGAGTTATGACCCACTGGTTCTCGCACAAGGAAAGGGGAACCAAGATGGCAATCTGGAACGTTGCTCATAACGTTGGTGGAGGAATTATCGGACCTATGTTTGCCGTTGGTGTTCTTTGGTTTGGAACTTGGCAGGCTGGCGCATTTGTCTTTCCTGCAGTCATAGCCATTGTGATTGCTCTTATCTCCTTCATTTTGGTAAGAGATACACCCCAGTCGTGTGGACTACCCTCTATTGAGGAGTACAAAAACGACTACCCTGCCTACTACAACGAAAACTCAGAAAAAGAGTTAACCACCAAGGAGATCCTTTTTACTTACGTATTAAACAACAAGGTGCTTTGGTTTGTAGCACTAGCAAATGCGTTTGTATACTTGGTTAGATATGGGGTTTTAGACTGGGCTCCAACCTACCTAAGCGAAGTAAAAGGATATTCCATTAAGGAAATAGGCTGGGCGTATTTCGCCTACGAATGGGCAGCCATCCCAGGAACCTTAGTATGCGGCTATATCAGCGACAAGTTCTTTAAGGGAAAACGAGCCATGACTACCATGATCTTCATGCTCTTGGTTACCATTGCCGTTCTAGTTTACTGGCTAAATCCTGCTGGCCATCCATTGGTAGATAGCATCGCGCTGATATCTATTGGCTTCTTGATATACGGACCAGTAATGCTTATCGGGGTACAGGCTCTCGATCTTGCACCCAAAAAAGCAGCAGGAACCTCTGCCGGATTTACCGGATTTTTTGGATACATGCTTGGAACATCGCTCCTTGCCAACGTCGCAATGGGATATATCGTAGACTCGACTGGATGGAACGGTGGTTTCATAATGCTAATCGGAGCATGTATACTCTCTATCATTTTTATGGGATTCTCTTGGAAAAAAGAGATCGAAATAAACAATGGTAAAAAATAG